DNA from Mycolicibacterium alvei:
TTGAAGGACGGCGGCAGGAACGGTGCCTCACCGGTGAACGGTGTGGAGTTCTGCCCGGGCGCGGTCCCCTCGAACGGCACCGTCGGGGAGCCGTAGTTGATGATCGGCGCGGGCGCCGCGGCGTCGGCGGGCGGTGCGAACGGGTCCGGCACGGGCGCCGGGGCCGCAGGGTCGACGGGTGCCGGCGGCACCTCGGGATCTGCGTAGGCGGATGGGCTGAACACCATTGCACCCGCGAGTCCCGCGGCCATGAAAGCAGTGATCAGTCGACTTTTTGCCGATTTCGGCATAGGTAACCTCCAGACAGCACAACTTGCTCCAGTGTCTCACAGCGCGATGACCAGCTACTGCCGCGAGAAGCCGCCACCCCCCGGCAGCGGCCGACCCCACGGCGCTGAACTGCGATGTTTATCGACTGTGAGCTTGGTTGCGTTACTTCTCGCAGGGCACGCAGGAAACTGTGAACACGCCGCGCGACAACATGACACCCCCCATCGCGGCCAAGATCAGGGCGGCCGCGGCGCCCACGGTCGGGACGGCACCGCCGTGGTCGTAGAGGCCACCACCGATCAGCGCACCGCCCATGATGCCCACCTGGAACGCCGCGACGTACCGCCCGGAAGCGCCGTCGGGGTCGTCCGGGGAGGTGCGCATCGCCGAGGCCTGCAGCATCGGCGGCAACGCCGTGGACGCCGCGCCCCAGATCACCACCGCCGCCACGCCGAGCACCACCGCACCCGGCCCGGACCACGATTCGAGGGCGAGGACCGACAGGGTCAGCAGTGCGGCGGCCAGCACGGCCAGACACCCCAGTACCGAGGCCTTCGGCCACAGGTCCAAGGGCCGGGCCATGGCCGCCATCCCGGCCAGGCCGGCGATCCCGAAACCGGCCAGCAGCCAGGCCAGGTGCGGGCCGTGTATCCCGACCACGTCCCGGATGATCACCACGATGAAGGTGAAGGCGATGAAATGCCCGGTGACACCGATCAGCGTGAGTATCGACAAGGTGCGCAGCCGACGATTGCGCCGGTGCCTGCGCGGCGTCGGTGTGAGGGCGGACGCGGATGCGAGCGGCGGAAGCATCGTCCACGCGGCCAGGGCCACCACTGCCGCGGTCACGGCAATCACCGCAACCGCGGAACGCCAGCCCCACATTTCACTCATTGCCGCGGCAAGCGGGTTGCCCACCACCAGGGCCAGGCC
Protein-coding regions in this window:
- a CDS encoding MFS transporter: MIFSVTGESLPAHASPWTPRVAAQLAVLAAAAFIYVTAEMLPVGALPAIATDLQVSAGLVATLMASYALVAALTTVALVGLTARWPRRRTLVATLVCLTISQVISALAPNFAVLAGGRVLCALAHGLMWSVIAPIGARLVPASHAGRATAAVYVGTGLALVVGNPLAAAMSEMWGWRSAVAVIAVTAAVVALAAWTMLPPLASASALTPTPRRHRRNRRLRTLSILTLIGVTGHFIAFTFIVVIIRDVVGIHGPHLAWLLAGFGIAGLAGMAAMARPLDLWPKASVLGCLAVLAAALLTLSVLALESWSGPGAVVLGVAAVVIWGAASTALPPMLQASAMRTSPDDPDGASGRYVAAFQVGIMGGALIGGGLYDHGGAVPTVGAAAALILAAMGGVMLSRGVFTVSCVPCEK